A region of Lepeophtheirus salmonis chromosome 13, UVic_Lsal_1.4, whole genome shotgun sequence DNA encodes the following proteins:
- the LOC121127566 gene encoding bicaudal D-related protein homolog: MEALKLSRPASSSGNMESGVFSAVEDASEDIDVYALLAQKERDLVLAAELGKALLDKNEEISKQNELIAEDFSQKLEELEQEKYHLRRRLENAVEEYELRIQELQSDISHLRLSLEEQESLHKQNDKEKSLVILTMTEQNQRLTNQLKENSKNEESMLSDMNTLKSQISQKRSSMNDHVSHLDMLREEINLLNQRKIELERRIEFLTDEREGLSTTLDESADRILMLEKQSREQNLIIRSNELSMEELQNTNLALANRLDSMCRSLSLSPHCNSSQNGGGTMSLLNEMEISDSEKSMNVFQGNIDDEIDIEVDDETIIKFNQSKEAHDALKAEIHSVHKLLTKFCQRLKQEGQARKSQNPADPQNDDSGIEWSEDEELRLGNLGVVVNDLKGIIHGLLRKNKSSNDNCCPNCGSSTTDEEKRRLETLLHRTNESFEKLERTLKQKEEETKRRDEEIVELKSKLSVTEVKLSATEEERDYLKEDLSRTDAGKDELIRKAWDVRDAAVKRKTNTEIELARSRIDVMQINSQLLESIRQKVELSKQLEQWQVDMEELLEEQMSKKMKAHEGYKKKLYNNQRPSVQNSEASRQRKRSNIILSFFQR, from the exons ATGGAGGCACTTAAGCTCTCCAGGCCGGCCTCGTCCTCCGGTAATATGGAATCTGGTGTATTTTCTGCCGTAGAAGACGCCTCCGAAGATATTGACGTGTATGCTCTATTGGCTCAAAAGGAGAGGGATCTCGTATTAGCAGCCGAGTTAGGAAAAGCTCTCTTAGACAAAAATGAGGAGATCTCTAAACAAAATGAGCTGATTGCCGAAGACTTTTCCCAAAAGTTGGAG gaattagaacaagaaaaatatcatttacgGCGACGTTTGGAAAATGCTGTGGAAGAGTATGAGCTTCGAATCCAGGAGCTCCAATCTGATATATCTCATCTCCGTCTATCTCTCGAAGAACAAGAGAGTCTACACAAACAAAATGACAAAGAAAAGTCCTTAGTTATTCTTACTATGACTGAACAAAACCAAAGACTAACCAATCAATTGAAGGAg AATTCTAAGAACGAAGAATCAATGCTCTCTGACATGAATACCCTTAAAagtcaaataagtcaaaaaaGAAGCTCTATGAATGATCACGTCTCTCATCTTGACATGCTTCGAGAAGAG ATCAACCTCTTGAACCAACGAAAAATAGAGTTGGAAAGAAGGATAGAGTTTTTAACTGACGAAAGAGAAGGTCTTTCAACGACATTAGACGAATCTGCAGATCGTATCCTCATGCTTGAAAAACAATCGCGAGAACAAAATCTAATA attcgaTCCAATGAATTAAGCATGGAAGAGCTCCAAAATACTAATTTAGCACTAGCAAATCGCTTAGATTCTATGTGTCGGAGTCTTAGCCTTAGTCCACATTGTAATAGTAGTCAAAATGGAGGTGGTACCATGAGTCTACTCAATGAAATGGAGATTTCTGATTCCGAAAAGAGTATGAATGTCTTCCAAGGAAATATTGATGACGAGATTGACATTGAAGTTGATGACGAAACCATTATTAAATTCAATCAGTCTAAGGAAGCACATGATgct cTCAAAGCAGAGATACATTCCGTCCACAAACTCTTGACAAAATTTTGTCAAAGACTCAAACAAGAAGGCCAAGCCCGAAAGTCACAAAACCCCGCTGATCCTCAAAATGATGATAGTGGCATTGAATGGAGTGAGGATGAAGAATTAAGACTAGGGAATCTTGGTGTAGTTGTTAATGATCTAAAGGGAATAATTCATGGATTACTTCGGAAAAATAAGTCCAGCAATGATAATTGTTGTCCAAATTGTGGAAGTTCAACTACGGATGAAGAGAAACGTAGACTTGAAACATTGCTACATCGTACTAATGAAAGTTTCGAAAAGCTTGAGAGAACGCTCAAGCAAAAAGAGGAGGAGACTAAAAGGAGGGATGAGGAAATTGTTGAGCTTAAAAGCAAG CTCTCAGTAACTGAAGTCAAGCTTTCTGCGACTGAAGAGGAACGTGATTACTTAAAAGAAGATCTCTCTCGAACGGATGCAGGGAAAGACGAGCTCATTCGAAAGGCATGGGATGTTCGAGATGCTGCAGTTAAACGAAAAACAAATACAGAGATTGAACTCGCACGATCTCGAATAGACGTTATGCAAATTAATTCCCAATTACTAGAATCCATTAGACAAAAAGTTGAGCTGTCTAAACAGCTCGAACAATGGCAAGTTGATATGGAGGAACTTCTGGAGGAACAAATGTCGAAGAAAATGAAAGCACACGaaggctacaaaaaaaaactttacaataatCAAAGACCTTCTGTGCAAAATTCAGAAGCATCTAGGCAACGCAAACGAAGCAATATCATCCTGTCATTCTTTCAAAGATAA